The DNA window AGTGCCTGTCATGTGGTTGCATTCCTTATCACAGCTGTGCAGCCCAAATCCAGTTCTGGAGAGTTcagtatttttccttttctagCATTTTAGGCAACTGGAATAAATAATCCAGAATATTTTGGGTGTTATACAAATGGAAACCAAACAGGAAACTGATTCTTCAGCATCAAAGAGGCAAACTAATCCACCAGCAGCCAAACAGCCAACCACCATCGGCAGCCTCCCTTCTAACGTCTAGATTTTGGGCCCCTTCTGGTTTCTTCTCATCTGTAATACAGTGTTGTGCAACAGTGGTCCTGGGGTAAGCAGGTACTTCTCCCTCCAGGTGGGTCCCTGAGTCGGCACGGTGGCTCATCGTCAATGGGAGGATAGAGGCGGCATACAGGTACCTGCAGACATGTGCCAGGTTTAACGGGAGACAAGACTTCACAGCTAGGATCAAACCTGAGGTGCGTAAGACCGGGCTGCTGTTTCACCCTGAGCGCAGTGCTGCAACATGCTTGAAAATGCAGATCGGAGAGTTACACACAGTGTGAAATGTAGATCAGATAATTACacagtgtggagtgtgtagaTCAGACAGTTACAAACAGTGTGAAATGCAGATCAGATCAGATTGCTGTTTAATTCTCCGTATTGTTCATATTGTGTCTTGCATAGTgttaattttattgtattgcactgtattgttactgctattttattattactcatatgctataaatgacaaagcacttttgtaagttgctttgtgtcatgatcagtcccttccatcttccatcttccgtgttttccctgtcttgggTTTAgctccgttccatagtttcgttttgtcctcatattgattgcttacacctgtccctcgatTATGTTTCTTTCTactttgtgcctgtgtgttcatcctagccctgagttttcccttgACTTCGTTACAGCCTTCTTtcctgtgtgcctctgtgtgtttgttttgtttactcatgtatccctgtactctccatgttggctctatgaccctggactgcctaaatgattttttttgttctttttcagaCTCTGTTTGCTGTAACATCAGGTCAACTGGGTCATAATTATACCTACTTAGATCTCATCAAAACTCCATGCTTAAGGAGACTAACCATTATAACTGGCATCATAtggtaagtatgtatgtatgtaagtatgtatgtatgtatgtatgtgtatgtgtgtgcgtgtgcgcgtgcgtgcgtgtgtgcgtgtgtgtgcgcgtgagcgaGCGAGCAGACAAGTTAAACAGCGTGTAGTGACCATGCTGTGAGCACAGCCCCATACTCCACATGCTCGGCCTCTCTAGGTACGGCGTGGCCTCCACGTACTATGGCATCAGTTTGAACGTCACAGGGTTTGGCCTGAGCCTCCACATGACTCACTTCATCTATGCCACCGTCGAGCTGCCTGCCAAGGTCCTCATCTACTTCAGTCTGGAGAAGCTGGGGCGTCAGCTGAGCCAGGTGGGCACACTGGTGCTCACGGGAGTCTGCCTCATCATCAATATCATCCTGCCTAAAGGTGCCGCTTACAGAAGTTGCTCGCTATCCGTCTTTACAGGGAAGTTGGGAGTTATTTCACTGAATATCCCACCATGTTTGGGGTTTGCATGGGTGTGTCTGTTTTGTCGTAATCTCTCTGGAAGGACAAGATATCTCTGCATAGGTAGAAAAGTTATTCTGACGTGGGGATTtttggcaaaacaaaacaggcttttatgtaaaatgttaccTTTTTCATTAAAACTAGTTAAAATAAGCCAATATTTCTTTTTGCTTACTGAGGTTAAGGTTATGATTTCGTAGGATTTTGTTCAGTATAAAACTGTGTGCGCGTTTAGATTACTGGATGTTTCGCACAAGTGTTGCAGTCTTGGGTAAAGGGCTGTCAGAAGCCTCATTCACCACTGTGTTCCTGTACACGACAGAGCTCTTCCCAACTGTTCTGAGGTCAGTCCCACCACATCATGAACTGATCAGATGCAGATGACCTGTGCCTAAGAAACACTgatgcataggtgtgtgtgtgtgtgtgtgtgtgtgtgtgtgtgtgtgtgtgtgtgtgtgtgtgtgtttgtttttgtttttgtttttttaaatctgttttactAATTAAGCACCTTCACCATTCATTCAACTGCCATGTAAAATGTTGTCCACTTTaggggtgaaaaaaaaataaataaaataaaaaaataaatatatataaaataaaaatacattttatatatatttatttatttatttatttttcatttcttagCTGTTTTGTAAATGCCAATTAATGCTTAGAAAGGAAAATGACGTACCTCAAAGATCAtgcaaatgaatgaaattaatcATGCCAATGAATGTCGGTACACTTCTGCCCAATTCAAATTCACCACTGTGTAACGTAAATGGAGCCAGTTCAACACTGGGGCCCAACTGAAATTCACCCTTTACCACTACATTTCTTAAATAATTAATCATATTTGCACTTTGTTCATATCGGGCTTCAAGCATATTTCTGGAGATTATGACaaagtatttgtttgtttgacaaaGCCAGACTGAgtttcagctggtgtcatggGGAATATTTGTCActcatgttttgatttttcctCTGGTGTCTTTTAACCATGACTGGCTTATACAGTTCAGAGCCACGGCACACACCAGTCTGACTCATTAACCCGAGTCCcctccttctcccctcccctcctcctgtgGGCAGTGCAGACAGAGTGGCTTGGGCTATTCCAGTTTTGTGGCCCGCCTGGGGGCGTGTATCTCCCCTCTCATTATGCTATTGGAGGAGGCATGGCTTCCCCTCCCCCAGGTGGTCTTTGGGACAGTGGCGGTCGGCTCAGGATTGGTGGCCTTCCTTCTGCCAGAGACCAATCAGGCTCAACTCCCCGAGACCATTGCGAACATTGAGCAGGAGAGGTAGAACTCTGTCCGTAGCAGGACTTTTAAAGACTCCTGAGAAATTATTCTGCAGCAAGTTGTTCTCCTTTCACccatttacattatttgtttctctttttacagAAAGAGATCAACCTGCATCACCACACTGGAACAGGGTGAACTTCCACTGAAGTGCAATGACGACTGAAGACAAtgtcccatacacacacacacacacacacacacacacacacacagatcttaGTTTCAGCTTTGTCCTCTTAATTTTAAACAATCAATAAAATTTGATAATGTCTGTTATGGTGTCATTTGCAGTTTTGTGAGAGCTTCTACACCATAGACTTGTTGGATCGACCAAGTCAAACATTTTTACACTAATTCATTAAATACTAATTGCTttaatttttcttatttaaataCTTTGGGTGTCATCTGTTAAGAATATATTTTGAACTTATCATATGGTGTTTAGTGTAACGCACTGGTGACTGACGTACACATAACGTAACAGAACTGATAAATGAACCCTGCAGCCCAGTTTGGTTTGAGAAATTGACacaaaaatgactaaatgtTGGCTTACCAGTTGCAGCGATTCCTGATGCGTTAGACATTTGAACTGAAAGctggaaacattttaatgttgctAACAGACATCACTACCCATGTCCATGttttccttctccttcctgtttttctgtccttcatgttttctgttctgCACTCTTTCCCTGGAAGGATACTAGGATGTCTCTACAAAATATTAACTGATGGTCCAAACTGAAatgatgtttttacatttgtttaatcttATGAGTACAGGGTCTGCACATGAATAACTTCCAGATTTCCACTGATTGTATTGTATCCACTAATACAATTTGAAGTGAATTATGAACATGTTTATCTAGATATTATGAACAAGCTGTTTTGGCTCTACGCTTGGTGGCTTCTCATGGACCTGTGTCTGCTAAAAACCCTTTAGCAGTTAGATGCTGAATTAAAGGTTCATGTAGCAAATGCACTCAACCACCTAGTGTGTAGATGATTGTAAGAATAGATGATGAGTAAATAGAAATGCAAGTGGGTTAACCATGGCCCGCAACACATTCTCTGGTCTCACCTCCTTCTCAACACCACCTGTGGTCTCACCTCATTCCCAACACTTTATCTGGTCTCACCGATGGTCTTGACCttccacagtctctctcttcttttgctcTGTGGTATTTCTCCaacttttcctttctttcctttgtctGTCTGCCACATCTATCACCACTGCAGTTCTGCATCTTATCTGCTATCACGATATCTGACTGGTTCACCCTTAATGGCATATCTGTTTTTATCTGAAATTCCACCAGATAAAGCCTTGTggatttgcatgtgtgtgtttatcaaattatttaattgataTAATTATTGATAACATATAagaatattattgtttttgaatatttaaatgttgcttttttattttaaataactgaaaGGAATTTATAAGGCATAATTTATAAGGCATAATTCTAAATGTTACCGGGTTGGTCTAAACCTTTTCCTGACCCAGCACATCTATGGTGCCATAGAAATCCCAGCCAAGCTTTTGATCTACCTGAGGCTGCGTCAGGTGGGCCGCTCATCAGGACGGGGGTCTGCGTTGCGATAACCATTTTCATCTCTAAAGGTAAAGAGGTAATCATTTCCTTAAAATAgcaataaacatattatacttttacattaatgcattgcaattttaaatttgtttaacaGCTTTTTGTACTGTTATGTATATGTTCAGGTTTTTTGTATGTAATGTTATATGTTGTGTATCTTCTACTGTTATTGTaatcttattgtttattgctgtaTAATGCAAACCCAGAAATTTTTTTTGTAGCAGTAATTATTACAAAACAGACTTTCAGTACATCTTCATTAACGATATAGCAACCAAACAAGAGGCCCACAAGT is part of the Electrophorus electricus isolate fEleEle1 chromosome 13, fEleEle1.pri, whole genome shotgun sequence genome and encodes:
- the slc22a7b.1 gene encoding solute carrier family 22 member 7b.1, translated to MKFENILAETDGFGRYQIAIITLLVFSRISLPGHFLLNNFIAAIPSHHCAITSLENEGVFGNLTKEQRLTVSIPKQEEGTFASCHMFPEPQFHLLTSSSNTSALPVIQCQNGWEYDHSTFRSTLVTQFDLVCQTKGLTKVSASIFFAGIMFGAAFYGILCDKYGRKTMLLVSIVSALVFSIASIISTNFSLFMAFRFLTGISIISIVLSLEWVDTEHRTFIAVFGSVTWTLGNLMLAGIAYVITDWRMLIVTVTAPLALAVATWGWVPESARWLIVNGRIEAAYRYLQTCARFNGRQDFTARIKPETLFAVTSGQLGHNYTYLDLIKTPCLRRLTIITGIIWYGVASTYYGISLNVTGFGLSLHMTHFIYATVELPAKVLIYFSLEKLGRQLSQVGTLVLTGVCLIINIILPKDYWMFRTSVAVLGKGLSEASFTTVFLYTTELFPTVLRQSGLGYSSFVARLGACISPLIMLLEEAWLPLPQVVFGTVAVGSGLVAFLLPETNQAQLPETIANIEQERKRSTCITTLEQGELPLKCNDD